The window aaaataaataaaaatagagatgagaataaaattattatcctcgattatagatatatactaatattttgagctgattttggtttgtatttttCTCACCAAGAATGCAGAAATTGGGAACACAAACATATctataaagaatatatttgtaaatgtgatgaaaaataaatatataagattatatcATAATAAGATTAGATCAAATAATTCTAGCTAATGAtgatataatttgaattttaaagatCTAATTAGACCGGATTATCGGTTTTAAATTTTAGACATTGTAAAAACAGAGATGATATGAAACATAGCATACCTTCGAATGGCGCACCAGCAGACAAACACAACATAGAGTCCCATTAGAGCTGGAGTCAAGTATCCAGCATTCACCTATTGGTGTTGAAAAAATcacattaataataataataatagatacAAAACACAATCACAATAACAATCACATTATatgcataataataataataataataataataataataataataataataataataataataataataataataataatagatacAAAAAAGACTTACTTTAGGGTGAAGAGCTATGCTTGTCATGAGTTGGATGAGGAACAAAGTCCATGTTATAAAGAATATATTGAGAAGACATGACGAATCAGGCGCATACCAGACGTACATCAAAATCACTCCTACTATGCACACTGTGTATGAGGAAGTTGATAGTATCATCACATAGACACGGCTGCAAACATTAAGTGTGTTTGCTTGATTAgtactagaaaaaaaaacaaaaaaaaaaacaaaattttcttgtAAATAAGTATCAAAATAATCTAACCATTTTTCTGTATCTTTTTGGGACTGATAGCATTCGTTAAGCCATTGAATGAAACTGATCACACTAATTAGTTGTATTAAGAGAAATACCctgtaaagaaacaaacaacaataagatTTTGGGATTTTTCATATAGTATATACTCAATGTAAAGTTGGACTGATAAATGAAAATCTTACCCTGCACCAAAATGGGCAATCTCTcctacaaaaccaaaccaaagaaaaaagacgTTAGTCTTCGTGCCAATTgaatttgaaagagaattttaaatagtaatattCTCATCAAGCCTAACCGTAAAGGTTAATAATGGAAGAAGGAAGCAAGAAGGGAATGATGGTTAAAGCAGGCCACAAGATGAGCTTAGCAAACCACCATCCAGAATGCCATCTATCTCTTGACGAATGCGTTTTCGACGTGCCAAGAGTTGAAAGAAACATAACGAAGTAGAACAACTGATGACTTAATGGTCAAGGTCAAAACAATTTCTAAGTGACTTAATGAAACATATAACATTGACGTAGTTAGATTAGTATGTAACGAATGGACCAAGAAAAGGATACAAAACATCCCAAGCTAACCCTTAAGACTCCTTCCGTCCCCAAACAGTTTTCTCCGCCTTTACAGTTCTTGAATACTGCAATATAATCAAACTTATATAAGTACAACGAACAAGTGatgtaatttatatttgaaaCATGATCCAAGAGGGGAACATACTTGTCACTTTTCGTAAGGCACGCCGACCATAATCACGGGCAGCCCAAGCTAGTAGATTCGCGATGAGGAAGATCAGACCATATACATATCTAGCCATCCAGGGATTGCAGCCATTGCGGAACTGATGAAACCATGATCCATTTTTGATTGCTTCATAGCTATCGTTTCTGCTGCTTCTACTGTTGTTGCTAACGCTTGTACCGGTCTCCATAACTCCTTATACTTACCagactctcttctcttcatgaCATTAGAAGATCGAAAGATATAAGAAACATATTACTGAGATTTTTGCACCAGAAATCAGTTTCTTGGATAGAAATCgtcaagaaccaaaaaaaagacaaaacaggaGCGATCGACAAGCTTCCCCTGTCTATGTCCTTGTCCTTGTCCGAGAGTTTTCGTCCTTCAGATCAAAAACCTGTGAAAGTAAACAATGAAAATTCAAGCATTTGCAAAAACAGAGTCGGCAAGAACAGAACAAGAAGACAGAAGAACGAAGCAAAGGATAAGAATCTGATTCCGTTATCAAAACAAAGAGAGGAGCACATACAAATCTATTCAAGAAACGGTGAAGAGATTGCAATTTTGTAGATTTCAAGTGGACAAAATTCATGATTTACATGAGAAACATCGGTTGTCTATTCTCAAAAAATATCACACAGAATTCGTTTCTCAACAGAAAGCTATctcatttgttttctgttttagcCGAACATAAAACAGAGAATACGTATAGTGCAAGTAACCCTTTACCCTTCTTTAATCTTAAACTTAAAAAGCAACCTTTTATAAGCATCAACGAGAATCCACAATAGATGGCTCATTTTAATCCGAGATTGCAACTTTTAACCTTAACCATGTGAATAataaagacaaaagaaacaaaccaaacttGAAAAAGGAAGCTACAAAATCTTAAGACAGTCAAGATTCTTAAGACTTAAAACTCACAAAGTCAAGATTTGGCAGGAActgatatataaatttatatactaatccagaaaaaagaaaaaaaagcaagaacctTTTGTGTTGTAACTATAATTTGCCGTAATGATAATGGAGAGGCGTGGATAAACAAAGAAGCactaagaaaaaaactttagttgACAAGGAAACAAAAGGTTAAGAGATCAAAAAGCGAAAACGAATTAGAGATCttataaaaagataaaggaTTCGGAATTTTTTTATGCAATTTGTAAAGACTTGAAAGAGAAACGTGTTGGTACGGATACAAAATTGGGCAGACGAATCTTACAAATATGAATGGGTAATGTAATGCTAAGCAGCAACATCCGATGCCCTTTTCTAGGGATTCATATAGAGTGGGGAGACACATACCTCCACTAAGGCACTAAGACgagttgaagaaaaaaagtgaCAATTGTTAGACTATTCCCCcatctcaccaaaaaaaaatctaataaagaATAATTTCATCTACAATATTAGGATAACATAGATTATAAGATCTTCAAATTTCCCATTTTTTGTTAGAGAATCTTcgaatttttattgttattgaattttatagtatttatatactttttatgctgattgatcaaatatatatatatatatatatatatatatatatatactttttttgcTTTCCAATGTTCCCATCCATATACATATGATTTGATCTTGAAATTCCGAggctcaagaaaaaaaaaacttaagaccACAAACCTTGTAGGTTAGACGGACCTAATAAAATCGATGGCAATTTAACAGTTCATGGCTTTAATTTTAGAGGTAAGAAAAAATGAGTTTCGTGTTTTACGTGGATTTCGTGGTTTAAAAAATGAACCATCACAAGTGGAGGTTCAAATGGCCTAAATCGGCGTGGGCATaatgtttaaattaaatttataaatatgaattttaattcAACGTACTATTAtacgttaaaaataaaaatataagtttacAGTTTAAAATAATAGAGTTTTATGAGTTTGATATTTTGGATAGTAAATAATAATCTTTCGGTTTCAATTTAACTGTCGTTTTAGaagttaaattttgtttcagattagatgtcattttatgttttgatacAATTTTTTCGTAATCGTatgtttcagttttatatttattcGTTTAACTTATTAATTGATGAtatcaactaaaacaaaataaaaatataaataaaaatttgtaacaaGAACTAATTCAAAACggaaagaagatattttttgttatggaaaaaaTCCACCGTGTTTATATTTTTACGTATGAGAAAagtttaaactaattttttttcttaaaaacaaaaatccaaagaaaatcaATAACTCGTTTTAATACctttgtataaaattttgggATATAGGCAGTATAACTGTGTAGATCTAGTGAACATTTATAGCTGATCATTCATTAGCACGTTTCCACGTTCATATAGATTTAGGAGTAATGAGCTCATGGCCTTGTCATTATGAAATACATAATACTCTAAagcctctataaattaataatgttgggaccaagacattttattaattaatagtaatattaatttatctttaaattaataattattaatttatctataaattaataattattaatttatagatttatttttaatagtttaacttttaaaaattatgaattgagataattttaacaataatttcaaaattttatggtattggaattgaatttgtaatatttagaaaacattattaacaataaattacaaatacaatagacaaattaatttaaatacatgacatacataaaattaaatttatgaataataatatagattgttgtattttaatagtcaatcaaactatcaaaatgtaaatgatggatatctaaaaattgaaaacttaaaaaaaaatatagctatatttatgacatgttacaaaatattttctatcattatagtttgaaaatacaacataacagtTGTTTTGTCGatatgagctttaggagaaacatacattatatatatatatatataaaaattagtacTAGATTTGGatccgtgctgtagcacgggttgaaatacatttcattattttcaaaatgttatatatgtaattgtttataatattatttggatgcaactcatgcaaacaatttttatgGTAAATATCATTCATGAAATGTAAATGTATTATGTAAgtcttatattgttaattttaactcttgctagagtatataaaattattaacccGTGCTAGAGTGTGTCCAGCAGCTTTCgtgctagagtatataaaaatttaactcgTGCTACAATATGTaagtcttaaaattataatataaataaaagaaatttcaatccgtgctctagca is drawn from Camelina sativa cultivar DH55 chromosome 1, Cs, whole genome shotgun sequence and contains these coding sequences:
- the LOC104789500 gene encoding probable serine incorporator, yielding METGTSVSNNSRSSRNDSYEAIKNGSWFHQFRNGCNPWMARYVYGLIFLIANLLAWAARDYGRRALRKVTIFKNCKGGENCLGTEGVLRVSLGCFLFYFVMFLSTLGTSKTHSSRDRWHSGWWFAKLILWPALTIIPFLLPSSIINLYGEIAHFGAGVFLLIQLISVISFIQWLNECYQSQKDTEKCRVYVMILSTSSYTVCIVGVILMYVWYAPDSSCLLNIFFITWTLFLIQLMTSIALHPKVNAGYLTPALMGLYVVFVCWCAIRSEPVGESCNRKAAASSRTDWLTIISFVVALLAMVIATFSTGIDSQCFQFKKTESDQEGEGEEEDGVPYGYGFFHFVFATGAMYFAMLLIGWNTHHPMKKWTIDVGWTSTWVRVVNEWVAVGVYIWMLVSPLILKSRRQTTSGT